GATCGATCACGGCATCGATGCATCGCGCATCGACATCAGCAGCAACGGTGAAGAGCGGCCGGTGTGTCAGGAGCACGATGAGAGTTGCTGGAAGCAAAACCGTCGCGATGAGTTCGTCATCGTCGCGGGTGGTATCAGCTAACGGCTCGAGCGAACTCCTCGAGGTGTAGGGCGAACGGCACACCGAGCAGCTGGGTGTGCCGTTCGTCGTTGCTGTGGAGCGCGTGACAGGAACCGCCTTCCCGAGCCTGGGATTCCTCGATTTGCTCGGTTCGCCCCGCGTACCCCAATCGAGGGTCCCCACATGATTCACCGTGTAGTAGCCTTGGGTCTTGCAACCGCGACGATCGTCGCGTGCGGCAGCAGCAACGACGGCACGCCGACGACACCCGCGTCGCACATCGTGACTTTCACCGCGTCGATGAGCCCCGCCGGTGAATTCGGTTCGAATCTCATTGGAAATCCGCAGGGGACGGGGCAGTTCACCGCAACGCTCGACACGGTGACGAACGTGTTCACGTACAACGTGCAGTTCAGCGGGCTCACGTCGAACGTGAACAACGGCCACATTCACGGGCCGTTCAATCTCGCGGGCACCGCGAACACGGCGAACGTGATTTTGAATTTCGATCCCGCGCAGAGCGGTCACGCTCCGGACGCGGTGTTCACCGGCTTCAAGGCCGCGACGACCGGCTCGGCGACTGGCACGATCACATTGAACGCGGCGACGCAGATCACGTCGACGATCAATGGCGATTCGCTTCGGAAGCTGCTGTTGGCGGGTATGACCTACGCGAACATTCACACGACGAACAATCCGGGCGGCGAAATTCGCGGCCAGATCTCGATCAAGCAGTAGCGCGCGTCTCGCGTCCGCGTCTCGTGTTTCGACGCGTGGACGCGTGGACGCGTGGACGCGTGGACGCTCCGGGCCGGGGATGTCTTCCGGCGAGCGAGTGCAATAGTGCCGATACTACCTGGGCACTATTGCCACGCCTCGCCTCCAGACGTCCCCGGCCCGTCGCTCGTCGGGCTGACCGTGTCATCCTGAGCGGAGCGAAGGATCTCATCCGCGTACGTGATCCCGATGCCGGGACGCGGACGAGATCCTTTCGTCGCTGCGCGACTCAGGATGACGAACGCGCGCGGGCCGCGGTACCCTCTCTAACCAAGACGCGAACGAAAAAAGGCCCGCGCAAATCGCGCGGGCCTTTCGTATTCGTGCAGCCGGATCAGTAGATGTAGACCCGCGTGCCCACCGGCACGTGGTCGTACAGCCACTCGATGTCCTCGTCGCGCAGTCGCACGCAGCCGTGCGTCGCGGCGAGACCGATCGACTCCTTGTACGGCGTGCCGTGCAGGAGGTAGCCGTCGCCAAGGATCAAGCGGTACTTGCCAAGCTCGCCTTCGACTTTACGGTTCTTTGAACCCATCGGCGGAACGAAGAGCGTGTTGTCGAAGACGATGTGCTCGTCGGTCGGCAGCGCGGCGAATTCGCCGTTGTCGATGACGCCGGCCTCGCCGTCCTGCATCGTGAGCAAGCGGCCGTCCGACAGCTTGATGCGCTCGCCGTTGTGCATCTCGCGGATCTTGAGGTCGTATTCCTTCGCCGTTTCGACGTACAGCCAAAGGGGCGGCTGCCAGATCGGATCAGCTTCCTTGCCGAGCACCGTGCGAATGCCGCGCGGCGTGTCGAAGGTGAACTTCTGCTTGCCGTATTCGAGCGTCGTTCCTTTGGCGACCGCGGCGGGGGCGCTCAGCACCGTGTCGTTACCGATGATCGTCCAGAGG
The window above is part of the Gemmatimonadaceae bacterium genome. Proteins encoded here:
- a CDS encoding CHRD domain-containing protein produces the protein MIHRVVALGLATATIVACGSSNDGTPTTPASHIVTFTASMSPAGEFGSNLIGNPQGTGQFTATLDTVTNVFTYNVQFSGLTSNVNNGHIHGPFNLAGTANTANVILNFDPAQSGHAPDAVFTGFKAATTGSATGTITLNAATQITSTINGDSLRKLLLAGMTYANIHTTNNPGGEIRGQISIKQ
- a CDS encoding L,D-transpeptidase, coding for MSSIQKNRLQKILGMLSAAAVVASLPAPVAAQGPQGGLVYDLTRPRASAVDTTDEASESTKYTFKSRADSINWEQKRSLAEHATGFRIVVSLKDAHLWTIIGNDTVLSAPAAVAKGTTLEYGKQKFTFDTPRGIRTVLGKEADPIWQPPLWLYVETAKEYDLKIREMHNGERIKLSDGRLLTMQDGEAGVIDNGEFAALPTDEHIVFDNTLFVPPMGSKNRKVEGELGKYRLILGDGYLLHGTPYKESIGLAATHGCVRLRDEDIEWLYDHVPVGTRVYIY